The Cyprinus carpio isolate SPL01 chromosome A19, ASM1834038v1, whole genome shotgun sequence genome has a segment encoding these proteins:
- the LOC109108713 gene encoding NADH dehydrogenase [ubiquinone] flavoprotein 1, mitochondrial-like, whose product MLSCLGCHVLSRVLTSGASRAPVAVVAAGASRTSVAASTASPPNSTTLVRYNSSTAQQETPKKTKFGPLADQDRIFTNLYGRHDWRLKGALRRGDWYKTKEILDKGVDWILNEVKVSGLRGRGGAGFPTGMKWSFMNKPSDGRPKYLVVNADEGEPGTCKDREIMRHDPHKLIEGCLVAGRAMGARAAYIYIRGEFYNESSNLQVAINEAYAAGLIGRNACGSGYDFDVFVMRGAGAYICGEETALIESIEGKQGKPRLKPPFPADVGVFGCPTTVANVETVAVAPTICRRGGSWFLSFGRERNSGTKLFNISGHVNNPCTVEEEMSIPLKELIERHAGGVRGGWDNLLCVIPGGSSTPLIPRHVCDTVLMDFDALIQAQTGLGTAALIVMDKSTDVIRAIARLIEFYKHESCGQCTPCREGVDWMNKMMWRFVKGDAQSAEIDMIWEISKQIEGHTICALGDGAAWPVQGLIRHFRPLMESRIADFKPKQQAHA is encoded by the exons ATGTTGTCCTGTCTCGGTTGTCATGTTCTTAGCCGGGTGCTCACCAGTGGGGCTTCACGTGCCCCGGTTGCCGTGGTTGCAGCTGGTGCATCACGCACTTCTGTAGCCGCCAGCACCGCCTCTCCCCCAAACTCCACTACACTTGTGCGATACAACAGCAGCACAGCTCAACAG GAAACACCAAAGAAGACCAAATTTGGACCTCTAGCTGACCAGGACAGAATATTCACTAACCTTTATGGACGACATGACTGGag GCTGAAGGGTGCCCTGAGGAGAGGTGACTGGTACAAGACCAAGGAGATTTTGGATAAAGGAGTGGACTGGATCCTGAATGAGGTTAAGGTCTCAGGGCTGCGTGGCCGAGGAGGTGCTGGATTCCCCACAGGGATGAAGTGGAGCTTCATGAACAAGCCCAGTGATGGCAG GCCTAAATATCTGGTGGTGAATGCTGATGAAGGAGAGCCTGGTACCTGCAAGGACAGAGAGATCATGCGTCATGATCCTCACAAGCTGATCGAGGGCTGTCTGGTGGCTGGCAGGGCCATGGGAGCACGTGCAGCCTACATCTACATCCGTGGAGAGTTCTACAATGAGTCGTCCAACctgcag GTGGCCATTAACGAGGCCTATGCAGCAGGGCTGATTGGCAGGAACGCATGCGGCTCAGGTTATGACTTTGATGTGTTTGTGATGCGCGGTGCGGGAGCGTACATCTGCGGAGAGGAGACGGCTCTCATTGAGTCCATTGAGGGAAAACAGGGAAAACCTCGTCTGAAGCCCCCTTTCCCTGCTGACGTGG gtgtgtttggcTGTCCAACAACCGTTGCTAATGTTGAGACGGTAGCTGTGGCACCGACCATCTGCCGTCGTGGTGGCTCGTGGTTTCTGAGTTTCGGCCGAGAGAGAAACTCTGGCACGAAGCTCTTCAACATTTCAGGCCATGTCAACAACCCCTGCACGGTGGAAGAAGAGATGTCCATTCCCCTGAAAGAGCTGATTGAAAGACATGCAG GTGGTGTCCGGGGTGGTTGGGATAATCTTCTGTGTGTTATTCCTGGTGGCTCTTCCACGCCACTAATCCCACGTCATGTGTGCGACACCGTCCTCATGGATTTTGATGCCCTCATTCAGGCTCAGACCGGTCTTGGCACAGCTGCACTTATTGTCATGGATAAATCA ACTGATGTTATTCGAGCTATTGCCCGCTTGATTGAATTCTACAAGCACGAGAGCTGTGGGCAGTGCACTCCTTGCAGAGAGG GAGTGGACTGGATGAATAAGATGATGTGGCGCTTTGTGAAAGGCGATGCACAGTCAGCAGAGATTGACATGATCTGGGAGATCAGCAAGCAGATTGAGGGCCACACCATCTGCGCTTTGGGAGACGGAGCTGCATGGCCAGTTCAG GGATTAATCCGTCACTTCCGCCC